A single genomic interval of Coccidioides posadasii str. Silveira chromosome 1, complete sequence harbors:
- a CDS encoding uncharacterized protein (EggNog:ENOG41KOG1211~COG:J), with the protein MERIYQTDGYVKYGFPFQALDKDRVNGRTRGPLHGIPFFLKENMTTKYRIETTAGSWALQGSVVPRDAYVVHKSRKAGALLLAKAGMSEWAEIRKMDYSQGYAAFGGQGRIVQPAERNSTVGTKPTVSLTSRSGVIPISGHQLGGNVGKGQSATPHMYWMQSMVLTDGIIIHWYRRGRRPERDWEWGTKCGYANESKYMIMKVDFYNDLRAYLSEPENTNTRSLEDIVEYNYNDDGTKSRHPDSHPAWPSWTRQPSCVATKGI; encoded by the exons ATGGAAAGGATCTATCAAACAGACGGTTACGTGAAGTATGGATTTCCATTCCAAGCTCTGGATAAAGACCGCGTCAACGGACGAACTCGTGGCCCTCTCCATGGgattccttttttccttaaGGAAAACATGACCACTAAGTACCGCATAGAAACAACGGCTGGCAGCTGGGCGCTGCAAGGCAGTGTTGTCCCTCGCGATGCCTACGTAGTTCATAAATCGCGCAAGGCTGGCGCGTTGCTACTTGCAAAAGCCGGAATGAGCGAATGGGCCGAGATTCGCAAGATGGATTATTCTCAGGGATATGCCGCCTTTGGAGGACAAGGTCGCA TTGTCCAACCCGCGGAAAGAAATTCTACTGTTGGCACCAAGCCCACTGTTAGCCTGACATCCCGTTCAGGAGTAATACCGATATCCGGCCATCAACTTGGTGGGAACGTTGGGAAAGGACAGTCCGCGACGCCACACATGTATTGGATGCAATCTATGGTATTGACAGACGGAATAATTATACACTGGTACAGAAGGGGAAGACGCCCGGAGAGG GACTGGGAATGGGGAACCAAATGCGGATATGCAAACGAATCTAAGTACATGATCATGAAGGTGGATTTCTACAACGACCTTCGGGCCTATCTTTCTGAACCGGAGAATACGAATACTCGGTCCCTCGAAGATATTGTTGAATATAACTATAACGACGACGGAACCAAAAGCAGACATCCCGATAGCCATCCCGCCTGGCCTAGCTGGACAAGACAGCCTTCTTGCGTCGCTACCAAAGGCATTTAA
- a CDS encoding uncharacterized protein (EggNog:ENOG410PGSJ~COG:J), with protein MMPAQAGYPDDLGENAESGVPYGLAIMSTAFSEAKLIKYASAIEDLPISSGTQYWRILPKWLGYKRRNIPLYNTI; from the coding sequence ATGATGCCCGCTCAGGCCGGATATCCCGATGATCTCGGGGAGAACGCCGAGTCTGGTGTGCCGTATGGATTGGCAATCATGAGCACTGCATTCTCGGAGGCGAAGTTGATCAAGTACGCGAGCGCAATCGAGGATCTTCCGATTAGTTCTGGCACCCAGTATTGGCGGATTCTGCCCAAGTGGCTTGGATATAAGAGGCGGAATATTCCTTTGTATAACACGATTTAG
- the NTH1 gene encoding alpha,alpha-trehalase nth1 (CAZy:GH37~EggNog:ENOG410PFDB~COG:G~BUSCO:2034at33183) — translation MNSSYASSRHSRSSSDGIDPFSDPDIYYGGNESIVGQHARTHKRAHSSSLKRFDFTEISAFIGRRSSHDEVSHPRRFLIDVDATLEALLEREDTDRNMQITIEDEGPKVFSVGTAASSGFNRFDLRGTYMLSNLLQELTIAKDYGRKHIVLDEQRLNENPVSRLSRLINNSFWKALTRRIDGSNIDVVGRDPKDWTDDPRPRIYVPPGAPEQYEYYKKIAESQPGLRLDVQLLPPEEEITAEFVRDLNIKPGLLALAMEEYVDPVTGKLDLRGVPYVVPGGRFNELYGWDSYMESLGLLVSDRVDLAKSMVINFCFCIKHYGKILNANRSYYLCRSQPPFLTDMALRVYERIKPEPDSLEFLRHAMLSAIKEYHSIWMSEPRLDPDTGLSRYRPGGIGVPPETEPTHFYHILTPYAEKHGMTFDQFVQAYNSGEIKVPDLDEYFLHDRAVRESGHDTSYRLEKVCANLATVDLNCLLYKYEVDIARTIRDFFKDKLYIPPEFRAKGNEAREFESSALWDRRAKRRKALIDKYMWNEEKGMYFDYDTVKKEMTSYESATTFWTMWAGVATPRQASILVSKALPLFRAYGGLVSGTEESRGVVGIDRPNRQWDYPYGWAPQQMLAWTGLLRYGYQDEAEGLAYRWLYMITKAFVDFNGAVVEKYDVTRPIDPHRVDAEYGNQGSDFKGVSREGFGWVNASFVYGLQFLNAHMRRALGACTPYETFIKATAFQY, via the exons ATGAACTCGTCATATGCGAGTTCAAGGCATTCTCGGTCGAGCTCTGACGGTATTGATCCATTCTCCGATCCTGACATCTACTACGGCGGAAACGAGAGCATTGTGGGACAGCATGCTCGGACTCACAAGCGGGCACACTCATCG TCTTTGAAGAGGTTTGATTTTACAGAGATAAGTGCTTTTATCGGCAGGAGATCTAGTCACG ATGAGGTTTCCCATCCCCGAAGGTTCCTCATCGACGTCGATGCGACATTGGAGGCATTGCTTGAAAGGGAAGATACGGACAGAAATATGCAGATAACAATTGAGGATGAGGGGCCGAAG GTGTTCTCTGTCGGTACTGCCGCCTCGTCCGGCTTCAACAGATTTGATTTGAGGGGCACCTATATGCTTTCGAACCTCCTCCAAGAGCTAACCATCGCGAAGGACTATGGGCGAAAACATATCGTTCTCGATGAGCAGCGCTTGAATGAAAATCCCGTTAGCCGCTTGTCTCGGCTAATCAATAATTCGTTCTGGAAAGCTCTCACGCGACGTATTGACGGCTCTAATATTGATGTTGTTGGGAGAGATCCGAAGGATTGGACGGATGACCCGCGACCTCGGATATACGTACCTCCAGGAGCGCCGGAGCAGtatgaatattataaaaagaTCGCAGAATCACAACCTGGTTTGCGTTTGGATGTTCAGCTTCTTCCACCGGAAGAAGAGATTACCGCTGAATTTGTGAGGGACTTGAACATTAAGCCCGGGCTTTTGGCACTGGCAATGGAGGAATATGTCGACCCGGTCACTGGAAAACTCGATTTGAGAGGCGTGCCGTATGTGGTCCCTGGCGGACGATTCAATGAATTGTACGGATGGGATAGCTACATGGAATCCCTTGGGCTTCTCGTATCCGACAGGGTTGATCTGGCGAAAAGTATGGTCATAAACTTCTGCTTTTGCATCAAGCATTACGGGAAGATCCTCAACGCCAACCGCTCATATTATCTTTGCCGATCTCAGCCTCCGTTTCTCACAGACATGGCATTGAGAGTCTATGAACGTATTAAACCGGAGCCAGATTCACTAGAGTTTCTTCGCCATGCTATGCTATCTGCGATTAAAGAGTATCATAGTATCTGGATGTCCGAGCCGAGACTTGATCCTGATACGGGGCTATCGAGATACCGTCCGGGCGGCATTGGTGTTCCGCCAGAGACCGAGCCGACTCATTTTTATCATATTTTAACCCCTTATGCTGAGAAACACGGCATGACTTTTGATCAGTTTGTCCAGGCATATAACAGCGGGGAGATTAAGGTTCCAGACTTGGACGAGTATTTCCTGCATGATCGAGCAGTCCGGGAGTCGGGACACGACACTTCATACCGCCTTGAAAAGGTATGCGCCAACCTAGCGACAGTTGACCTTAATTGCCTATTATATAAATACGAAGTCGACATCGCCCGGACAATCCGCGATTTTTTTAAGGACAAACTATATATTCCCCCCGAGTTCCGCGCAAAGGGGAATGAGGCAAGGGAATTTGAGTCATCTGCACTATGGGATCGTCGTGCAAAGCGAAGAAAGGCGCTTATCGACAAGTACATGTGGAATGAAGAGAAAGGCATGTACTTCGACTATGACACCGTCAAAAAGGAGATGACTTCCTACGAAAGCGCAACCACATTCTGGACCATGTGGGCCGGCGTTGCAACCCCTCGACAAGCGTCGATACTTGTCAGCAAAGCTCTTCCCCTATTCCGAGCATACGGTGGGCTTGTGTCGGGAACGGAAGAGTCGAGAGGTGTCGTTGGTATTGACCGTCCCAACCGCCAATGGGATTATCCATATGGTTGGGCACCGCAGCAGATGCTCGCGTGGACGGGACTTTTACGTTACGGATATCAAGACGAAGCTGAAGGGCTAGCGTATAGATGGCTGTACATGATCACCAAAGCGTTTGTGGACTTCAATGGTGCAGTTGTAGAGAAATATGACGTTACGAGGCCAATTGATCCGCATCGTGTGGATGCCGAGTATGGGAATCAGGGAAGTGACTTCAAGGGTGTCTCAAGAGAAGG GTTCGGTTGGGTCAATGCAAGTTTTGTCTACGGACTCCAGTTTCTAAATGCTCATATGAGACGTGCACTTGGTGCTTGTACACCATACGAAACCTTTATCAAAGCAACGGCATTTCAATACTAG
- a CDS encoding uncharacterized protein (EggNog:ENOG410PWPY~COG:S~BUSCO:11285at33183) has translation MANEILRSAPNLSDRFKNLDGRNQGEVWDDLWKESRTPWDRGSHNPALEDALVEKRGFFGAPIFEDEPLRRKKALVPGCGRGVDVFLLASFGYDAYGLEYSKTAVDVCLKEMEKYGEGGKVPPRDEKVGSGKVMFLEGDFFKDDWVKEAGVEDGVFDLIYDYTFFCALNPALRPQWALRHRQLLAPSPRGNLICLEFPTTKDPAALGPPFASTPAMYMEHLSHPGEDIPYDDKGHVKSNPLQQPSDKGLERVAHWQPKRTHTVGMDDKGNVLDWVSIWRRRD, from the exons ATGGCTAACGAAATCCTCCGCTCCGCCCCTAACCTGAGCGATCGCTTCAAGAACCTCGACGGCCGTAACCAGGGGGAAGTCTGGGACGATCTCTGGAAAGAATCCCGCACTCCTTGGGACCGGGGTTCACACAATCCCGCCCTTGAAGACGCCTTGGTAGAAAAACGCGGGTTCTTCGGCGCCCCTATTTTCGAGGATGAGCCGTTGCGCCGGAAGAAGGCGCTGGTTCCCGGTTGTGGGAGGGGAGTGGACGTCTTCCTCCTGGCATCGTTTGGGTATGATGCGTATGGATTGGAGTATAGTAAGACAGCGGTGGACGTGTGTCTGAAGGAGATGGAGAAGTATGGAGAGGGTGGGAAGGTCCCTCCTAGGGATGAAAAGGTGGGCAGTGGGAAGGTCATGTTCCTGGAAGGAGATTTTTTCAAGGATGATTGGGTGAAGGAGGCCGGCGTGGAAGATGGCGTTTTTGATTTGATCTATGATTATACG TTTTTCTGTGCTTTGAACCCAGCTCTTCGACCACAGTGGGCGCTCCGCCACCGTCAATTACTAGCACCATCACCTCGCGGGAATCTCATCTGCCTCGAATTCCCAACAACAAAGGACCCTGCCGCTTTGGGACCTCCATTCGCCTCTACACCCGCCATGTATATGGAACATCTCAGCCATCCCGGTGAGGATATCCCATATGACGACAAGGGTCATGTCAAGAGCAATCCACTCCAACAACCTAGCGACAAAGGTCTTGAGCGCGTCGCTCACTGGCAGCCTAAGAGGACCCACACGGTTGGTATGGATGACAAGGGAAATGTGCTGGACTGGGTCTCGATTTGGCGTCGACGGGATTAA
- a CDS encoding uncharacterized protein (EggNog:ENOG410PK8T~COG:O,T~MEROPS:MER0957411~BUSCO:12641at33183): MEELQAKHRKEQRDLQSRITQKKKSATKKTRKGVNDECERWQRELLERQQTEIAELNGDLDPPIEHFDNLHITDNDQAPVTASGPTDADASNAPPVQSTPTPSAAPPLDGPSQQPTKRPNRQKARLARRAAEREAEAEAAAAEAANQTDHRSNEKQAMQAVFDRLGLKERDIAPDGHCLYSAVAVQLAEVGVDLSLDERTPAAKSTGEKQRSTRNDGYKTVRATTGKFVLANADDFAPFIDEPLEEYARKIMFTSEWGGQLELQAMARAYGVEINVIQGDGRNEKFEPGDDKGGERKKIWLAYYRHSYGLGEHYNALSWVA, translated from the coding sequence ATGGAAGAACTCCAAGCCAAACACCGCAAGGAGCAGCGCGACCTGCAATCCCGCATCACCCAGAAGAAAAAATCCGCGACCAAAAAGACCCGCAAGGGTGTGAACGACGAGTGCGAACGATGGCAGCGGGAGCTCCTGGAGCGTCAACAGACCGAAATTGCGGAGCTAAACGGCGACTTGGATCCCCCAATAGAACACTTTGACAATCTGCATATCACGGACAACGACCAAGCGCCCGTAACAGCCAGCGGCCCAACAGATGCAGACGCCAGTAATGCCCCACCTGTACAATCTACACCAACCCCTTCCGCCGCTCCTCCTCTCGATGGTCCATCCCAGCAGCCCACTAAAAGGCCCAACCGCCAAAAAGCCCGACTTGCCCGCCGCGCCGCTGAACGTGAAGCCGAAGCCGAAGCCGCCGCCGCTGAAGCAGCCAATCAAACAGATCACCGAAGTAACGAAAAGCAGGCCATGCAAGCTGTATTTGACCGCCTGGGCCTCAAAGAACGAGACATCGCGCCCGACGGCCACTGCCTATACTCGGCCGTCGCGGTGCAATTGGCGGAAGTCGGTGTGGATTTAAGCCTCGATGAACGGACCCCGGCTGCCAAGTCCACTGGGGAGAAACAGCGATCGACCAGGAATGATGGGTATAAAACTGTAAGAGCCACAACGGGAAAGTTTGTACTGGCCAATGCGGATGATTTTGCACCTTTTATCGACGAACCCCTAGAGGAGTATGCGCGAAAGATCATGTTTACCTCGGAGTGGGGCGGGCAGTTGGAGTTGCAGGCGATGGCGAGGGCATACGGTGTGGAGATAAATGTGATTCAGGGAGATGGACGGAATGAGAAGTTTGAGCCGGGGGACGATAAAGGAggggagagaaagaagatctgGTTGGCGTATTACCGCCATTCTTACGGGCTTGGAGAGCATTACAATGCCCTGTCATGGGTTGCTTGA
- a CDS encoding uncharacterized protein (EggNog:ENOG410PJCA~COG:Q~BUSCO:11503at33183), producing MDSSSLFDVKGKVVLVTGGAKGIGRMISEGYVANGATVYITARDLAACEKACAELNALGKGKAHAIRADFYKEEDCKRLFEEFSKREDKLHVLVNNAGSNWGAPYDEYPSSAWTRVLTLNLHRVFMVTQLFTPLLEKAAKPLDPARIINIGSIDGLRVPSLETFAYSSSKAGLHHLSRVLAHHLGQRNITSNTLACGPFESKMMAATLKRFKDSIEAGIPLHRIGTPEDVAGACLFLSSRAGSYINGATITVDGGSAIAAKL from the exons ATGGATTCGTCATCGCTTTTCGACGTCAAG GGCAAAGTTGTGCTGGTCACCGGCGGCGCCAAAGGCATTGGCCGTATGATATCTGAGGGCTACGTTGCCAACGGTGCCACCGTGTATATCACCGCTCGTGACCTTGCTGCGTGTGAGAAAGCCTGCGCTGAGCTCAATGCCCTGGGGAAAGGCAAGGCCCATGCTATCCGCGCCGATTTCTACAAGGAAGAAGACTGCAAGAGACTGTTCGAGGAGTTTTCTAAGAGAGAAGATA AACTACATGTGCTAGTGAACAACGCCGGTTCCAACTGGGGCGCACCCTACGATGAATATCCCTCTTCCGCCTGGACACGTGTGCTGACGCTCAACCTCCACCGTGTTTTCATGGTCACTCAGCTCTTCACACCATTGCTCGAGAAGGCAGCGAAGCCCTTGGATCCTGCCAGAATCATCAACATTGGAAGCATTGACGGTCTCCGTGTTCCCTCCCTCGAGACATTCGCATATAGCTCCAGCAAGGCAGGCTTGCACCATCTTAGCCGCGTGTTGGCCCACCATTTGGGCCAGAGAAATATTAC ATCCAACACCCTCGCCTGCGGCCCGTTCGAGAGCAAAATGATGGCAGCTACGCTAAAGAGATTCAAGGACTCGATCGAAGCTGGTATCCCACTGCATCGTATCGGCACTCCTGAGGACGTTGCTGGAGCTTGTCTGTTCCTAAGTAGCCGTGCCGGCTCATATATTAACGGAGCAACAATAACGGTGGATGGGGGTAGCGCTATTGCGGCGAAGCTCTAA
- a CDS encoding uncharacterized protein (TransMembrane:2 (i49-66o72-88i)), with protein MSNIPYIDSQHVFCYIPLLHSRLLLLSDSRPQHSMYAYKNCVVPCRQQALWVILFVRILAGSYFAMLNMGPIALHFLDLLPTNLVARIPHARRALRLRAWQIWLLNDAYIALGLENATRPPRIYLGFGRAAEIPQLSDLIGASLTSDLVSAKPQNSTIFFGFHIVSWRDHHERAVVSLCESATKELSTNKYHIFCGGGNEMSLSPPYKGGYGVR; from the exons ATGTCGAACATACCGTATATTGATAGTCAACATGTCTTCTGTTACATTCCCCTTCTCCATTCGCGCCTCCTTCTCCTCAGCGACTCGAGACCGCAACACTCGATGTACGCATATAAGAACTGTGTAGTTCCCTGCCGTCAACAAGCTCTATGGGTCATTTTATTCGTTCGAATTCTAGCAGGAAGCTATTTTGCTATGCTCAATATGGGACCGATTGCATTGCATTTTCTCGACCTCCTGCCGACGAATCTCGTTGCCCGCATACCCCATGCCAGGAGAGCTCTTCGCCTTCGTGCCTGGCAGATCTGGCTCCTTAATGACGCATACAT TGCGCTTGGTTTGGAAAATGCGACCCGTCCGCCTCGGATATATTTAGGGTTCGGGAGAGCAGCGGAAATCCCGCAACTTAGCGATTTGATCGGCGCCAGCTTAACCAGTGACCTTGTGTCTGCAAAGCCTCAAAACTCTACCATCTTCTTTGGATTCCACATCGTGAGCTGGAGAGACCATCATGAGCGGGCAGTGGTTAGCCTTTGTGAGAGCGCCACAAAGGAACTGTCCACGAATAAGTATCATATTTTTTGTGGTGGCGGAAATGAGATGTCCCTGTCTCCTCCATACAAGGGCGGCTATGGCGTTCGCTAA
- a CDS encoding uncharacterized protein (SECRETED:SignalP(1-18)~EggNog:ENOG410PSZA~COG:T), with product MVKLLIVLLLFPSRKTLATESVRNGVPIILKILEGSALLQLPGAGALAISVVLSRNQSPRSYVTNSVVILILIHNTVEDVTMHVLRDNPVWVECADQPVLLVRLDAFLAAKISILIHKTVERVAMCALRDNPVWVECAKQPVLLVRLDAFLAAKISILMNKTVERVALCVLRDPVWVECANHPVLLVRVHALLAAKISILIHKTVEYVTMHALRDHPVWVGCANQPVLLVRLDALLAAKISILIHKTVEHVCTHGVCRAGRCSRKHCPGSKLSLLHILRLSDGGECDTSCEGDNCI from the exons ATGGTCAAACTTCTCATC GTGCTTCTGCTGTTCCCCAGCAGGAAGACCCTGGCAACCGAATCTGTGCGCAATGGTGTGCCGATAATTTTGAAAATCCTGGAAGGATCTGCACTGCTCCAGCTGCCCGGGGCAGGGGCCCTTGCTATATCTGTGGTCCTTTCAAGGAATCAGAGTCCCAGGAGCTATGTGACGAACAGTGTCGTGATACTGATACTGATCCACAACACTGTGGAAGATGTGACAATGCA TGTTCTCAGGGACAATCCTGTGTGGGTGGAATGTGCCGACCAGCCTGTCCTCCTGGTCAGACTCGATGCCTTTCTGGCTGCAAAGATCTCAATACTGATCCACAAAACTGTGGAGCGTGTGGCCATGTG TGCCCTCAGGGACAATCCTGTGTGGGTGGAATGTGCCAAGCAGCCTGTCCTGCTGGTCAGACTCGATGCCTTTCTGGCTGCAAAGATCTCAATACTGATGAACAAAACTGTGGAGCGTGTGGCACTGTG TGTGCTCAGGGATCCTGTGTGGGTGGAGTGTGCCAACCACCCTGTCCTCCTGGTCAGAGTCCATGCTCTACTGGCTGCaaaaatctcaattctgaTCCACAAAACTGTGGAATATGTGACCATGCA TGCCCTCAGGGATCATCCTGTGTGGGTGGGATGTGCCAACCAGCCTGTCCTGCTGGTCAGACTCGATGCCCTACTGGCTGCAAAGATCTCAATTCTGATTCACAAAACTGTGGAGCATGTG TGTACCCACGGAGTATGCAGGGCAGGACGGTGCAGCCGCAAACATTGCCCAGGCTCAAAATTGTCACTGCTTCATATACTTAGGCTAAGTGATGGTGGAGAGTGTGACACATCATGTGAAGGTGACAACTGTATTTGA
- a CDS encoding uncharacterized protein (EggNog:ENOG410PG9Q~COG:G~TransMembrane:12 (i116-140o152-172i184-210o216-234i246-268o274-292i343-368o388-411i442-459o465-488i509-527o533-552i)~BUSCO:5064at33183), translated as MTDSEKTTAVAVSQSTLELDEKRPDPGPHPGEAKKKSAPETQLEDEGGSSRPSSVHTNLSDREPVENLELGPVTTGSSVSPPPVSIPMSKRRGLLAQLALVPEVEEPKHYPRKTKWFITFVIGVAAMAAPMGSAIFFPALGQVAETFNASPTITNLSVALYMLSMGVFPLWWSSFSEKLGRRTIYLVSFALFVLWSVLSAIASSIGMLIVMRLLGGGASASVQAVGAGTIADIWEVKERGRAMGIFYLGPLCGPLLAPIIGGVLSQAWDWRSTQWFLAIYGGVGFLLLLFGLPETLPRPKKPSADSQESVQRSLSRVSSRQVVEATAKWLKLARIVFIDPLGILLYLRFPAVLLTVYYGSIAFGSLYILNISVQDTFSKAPYNFSMLIVGLLYIPNSLGYIVASLTGGPWMDRIMQREARRANRVDENGKLIYRPEDRMRENAWLGAILYPVALIVYGWTAEKGVYWIVPIICNFFFGLGSMIIFSMSTTMLTEFMPKKSSSGVAVNNFARNTFSCIGGIVTAPIIHGIGNGWLFTIIGLVALASCSVIWAMKKFGPQWRVSMDARLG; from the exons ATGACCGACTCCGAAAAGACCACAGCCGTGGCCGTCAGCCAGTCTACCCTCGAGCTGGACGAAAAGCGGCCCGACCCTGGGCCTCATCCGggagaagcaaaaaagaagagtGCACCAGAGACTCAGTTGGAAGATGAAGGTGGGAGTAGCAGACCATCGTCCGTCCACACAAACCTTTCGGATCGAGAACCGGTGGAAAATTTGGAGCTCGGTCCTGTCACAACCGGGTCAAGCGTCTCCCCTCCTCCCGTTTCGATTCCGATGAGCAAGCGACGCGGATTGTTAGCCCAACTTGCATTAGTGCCAGAAGTTGAAGAACCAAAGCATTATCCCCGAAAAACTAAATGGTTCATTACCTTTGTCATTGGCGTTGCTGCCATGGCTGCGCCCATGGGAAGCGCAATCTTTTTCC CCGCCCTCGGCCAGGTCGCCGAAACCTTCAACGCTAGTCCCACGATCACCAATTTGTCTGTCGCTCTATATATGCTTAGTATGGGAGTATTTCCACTCTGGTGGTCTTCATTTAGCGAGAAGCTAGGACGTCGAACAATATATCTAGTCTCCTTCGCATTATTTGTCCTATGGAGTGTTTTGTCCGCCATCGCCAGTTCCATCGGGATGCTCATCGTGATGCGGTTGCTGGGTGGCGGCGCTTCCGCATCAGTGCAGGCAGTCGGTGCTGGCACGATTGCGGATATATGGGAAGTAAAGGAAAGGGGACGAGCGATGGGTATATTTTACCTTGGCCCGTTGTGTGGGCCCCTCCTAGCTCCAATTATTGGCGGCGTTCTATCACAGGCATGGGACTGGCGAAGCACGCAATGGTTCCTGGCCATATATGGAGGAGTAGGCTTCCTTCTCCTGTTATTCGGACTTCCAGAGACCTTGCCTCGGCCCAAAAAACCATCTGCAGACTCCCAGGAATCTGTTCAACGCTCCCTAAGTCGGGTCTCCTCTCGCCAGGTAGTTGAGGCGACGGCTAAATGGCTGAAGCTTGCGAGGATAGTTTTTATTGACCCTCTTGGAATTCTGCTTTACCTCCGGTTCCCCGCCGTCCTATTAACGGTGTATTATGGAAGCATTGCCTTTGGCTCCTTATACATCTTGAATATCAGTGTTCAGGACACATTCAGCAAGGCCCCATATAACTTTTCGATGTTAATTGTGGGTCTGCTTTATATCCCTAACTCGTTGGGATACATCGTTGCGAGTCTCACTGGCGGTCCATGGATGGACAGGATTATGCAGCGAGAGGCAAGACGTGCGAATAGGGTTGACGAAAATGGGAAGTTGATATATCGCCCGGAAGATCGCATGCGTGAAAACGCCTGGCTAGGGGCGATACTCTACCCGGTGGCTCTCATCGTATACGGATGGACTGCTGAAAAGGGGGTTTATTGGATTGTTCCA ATCATATGCAACTTTTTCTTCGGCCTCGGCTCAATGATTATCTTCAGCATGTCCACGACCATGCTAACCGAGTTCATGCCCAAGAAATCCTCCTCTGGAGTCGCAGTGAACAATTTTGCGCGAAATACCTTCTCTTGCATCGGCGGTATTGTTACGGCGCCTATCATACATGGAATCGGGAATGGCTGGCTATTCACCATCATAGGACTGGTAGCATTGGCAAGCTGCTCGGTGATCTGGGCAATGAAGAAGTTCGGCCCTCAATGGCGAGTGTCCATGGACGCACGACTGGGGTAA